aaaCACGGGCAAGCCAAATGTTTAGACCTGATTTTGAAGCAGAGGAAAGGTTTAACAAAGAGAAACAAAGTGTGTTTAAAGTGAAAGTAATGGGTAAAAGCACAAGGTTTTTTATTGCTTCTCCAGAAGAAGGAAATAAACTGTGTCGATAATGTACAATTGGTAATATCTATTTCttcttaatattattattatgattattattatttttcaatggaTCTGACAAGTGACAAgtatcttcttcaaatatagTTCAAGGGTGTTTTAATTTGCAAGTGTATGATTTTCTTCTGTGTTTGACTctgtttttttaaagttaatttttcTGAACTTTTTTTAGATCTCCCACACAATCTTAGTCATAAAAActatgttgttataattataataaaaacaattgtaAACATAGTTTCATAAAATGAACTGTGTTATAAAACACGTCTCTCATTCAGTTTCttcttttaaatcaattaattaaatttacattaattTAGTGTTAAGATCTTCATCAATCGTATAATATACAGtcgagacaaatattttttatttatttattattattaacatgtATGAACGTTATATGTAACCTTAATTAATTTgttctatttatttaatttaatgctGCGCATTGCAAATTAACAGTTGGCTTCAGTTCGGATGATTCCATGGGCAAAGGCAAACCTCAATTATACTGCTCAGGCACTTATCATATCTGCTGGTATGATCTCAACTTAATTTTGTGTCACAGATTCtcgtgaagaaaaaaaattctgtTGCAAGAGTACTTGTTAATCAATTATGTTATCCAAGTCAGAGAAATcaatataacataaatatacccctaaatttaatttacagTGAGTGGTACTATTAGAAGTGAATATTTTTCTACGAAGTTTAAGTGTATCAATGTCCTATCCGAACAATTTAACCTTAAACAAAATTCACTTTCCACTTAAATTctattcatttgt
This Cicer arietinum cultivar CDC Frontier isolate Library 1 unplaced genomic scaffold, Cicar.CDCFrontier_v2.0 Ca_scaffold_5688_v2.0, whole genome shotgun sequence DNA region includes the following protein-coding sequences:
- the LOC101495450 gene encoding early nodulin-93-like, with the protein product MKEGAQGFLLLLQKKEINCVDNVQLLASVRMIPWAKANLNYTAQALIISAASVASFFVVAEKTILACARKQSLLLEESLRQER